AATTCTCAAATCAGAAGGAGTAAACGTGCAACCCACAACAATTAAATCTTATCTCCAGAAAACACGAGCAAAAAACTCCAGTACGGCAAATAATAATTCCGCATCAACTCAATCAAACCCAGGTATCAATCGCAAAGCAAGTAACAACAAGCAAGCGAAAAATAACCAAGCCACTGCCAATTATAACTCAAATAAATCTGACAACACGCAAGCACTCTTCACGAATGAAGCAACCGAAACTGAAACTATTCAACCACAACCACCCGCACCAGCAGCAAACCAAGCTTCTGAGAGTGCAACTCCCCAATCACCGACACCAACAAATCAATCCAACCCACCAGCGATAAATAATAACAGTACAGCTAGCGCTGTTACAAAAAATAAATCCCGCACTTCAAAGGATACGAATACCACTCTTTCTACTTCAACATCGGGTGATAAATCTCAGAAGTCTGCTAAAACTTCCCACAATAATTCTCAACTCCAAGCAAACGATAACAGTAACCAAGGAGCACAATCAAACGGTAACTCAAACGTGCTAGAGGCACAACAATCGCAAGCAAACCAACTGTCATTGCTGGATAAAACCGATATTAATTAGTGCGTTTATGGCTAGTTATCGCTTTTGTAATTGACGAGTAATTATCTGTGATATTGTTCGCACTTCAATCATATCGAATACTAATTCCGACTATTTATTTAATAAGCAATGAGTAAAGAAGCATCACCAAAGTCAAATATTGGTGCAAGAATACCGTCTACATGGTTAGCAGAACTAGATGCATATGTCTCATCGAGTGGGAAAACAAAAAGTGATGTTATTAACGAGGCTATCGGAGATTATCTCAATAAAAGCCAGGTGACTATTGTTGATAGAATTACCACAATCGAAAATAAATTAGCACAAAATAATCAGACTTTTGATATTGCACTATTAAACCAACGTCTCGACAAGTTAGAAGATATTCTGCAAGCAATATTACAAGCGCTTGGTGATATCAAACCCGAAATAAAAATAGTTGAAAAATTGAGGGAGACGATTTCTGATGGTGAACGGTATGGGGGAATCACCCAAACCGAATTACTAGAAAAATACCAGCTTTCGTACCACGCACTCGATAAGGAAGCGAAAGAAAAAGACATACCATTCCATGAAGTTGTAAAAGAGAAAACCGGCTGGTACAAAAAAGACCCTAATAAAAGACGTTCTCGGTGGCTACCTCTGGAGAATAATCTTACTACAACTGTCCGCCAGCTTAACGGCAATACAGCTAATAACGGTAAAGAAACAATAAGCGAGATAAATGACTCTTCAAGCAATTAGCTATTCTTCTGTTAGCAGTTAGCTAAGAGCTAATCGCTTTTCATGACAAATATCGCAATGTTAACGGTGCTAACGCTTGAATGAATACGTTAGAGTAAAATCCAACAGCAAGGGGTGTAATTCCATCACTGTGCTTACTTCGACAAAACCTACAATAAGATCGAGTTTCAACTCACACCCGCACTATAAGCTCCGCGCAAAAGTAAACTTACTTAAAGATGTTAACGCTGTTAACGCTACTCCTGACATACTTGGATAAAAGCCACAGTCGAATCGATTTGGAGCGGTACAGTTTACCCATTAGTGCAAGATAGTCCAACCAGTTGTGAGGCGTTAGCAGCGTTAACATTATACAACTGCCGCTGTCACGAATGGTGGTACAGTTTACCCATTAGTGTAAGGTAGTCTAACCAGTCGATGAACGTTAGCACCGTTAACCCCTGTGCAACAACGCCTGTCACGAATGGTGGTACTCTCTCCAGGATGCAAGGAATGTTTGGTGTATACCAAAAAGCCCTAATCGAAGGGGAATGTTAACTCGTTCAAGGGAGAGCGATCGCGCTGTGACGCTCTCCTCTTCGACGAGCGATCGCACTTCTCGACGTAGCACAGCCGTGTCAGCAGTAACCCAAAGCAGTTGCACAGTACCACACAAAGAGCCAGTATCACCCACGTATGGGTGCAAGACTTCGACCATCCTCTGTTGTTGGTGGCTGTCTTCCCTACATGCAAGGAATGTTTGCTGCATCCATAATTCCGCAATTCTAAGGTGGACATTACTATTATTAGCTAGCTACGGTGGTTGGTTGTAACCACAACTTGCTATGCAAACTCCTAGTCAGAAAAAGAAAAAGAAAGCTTTATCTACAACCGACAAAACTACTACAAGTAAAAGAACCATTCGTCATCCAGTGAGCTTTTCGCAACTTGAAAGCGAAAAAATCAAGCAATATGCCTTTAATAGCAAATTATCTATATCCGAATATCTGCGTCGTGCAGGATTAAGACGAAAAATAACCACTCCATTATTAAAAGAACAGTGGCAATTTTATAACCAATTAGCACAATTGAAATCAATTGCCAACCAACTTAAACAAAGTTTTACAGTAGCAGCAGACAATAACGATATTGGCAATCTTGTCGAACAACTCGAACAACTGCACTCGGATATGTGGACAACTACACAGCAATTGTTAGATATCGATAGAGATGTGGATGATGAAACTGATGCTTTATAAAATTGAATTAGTATTGGGTGAAAGGGAGATAAATCTTGATTCCCAAAATATTTAAACACGGTAACTTTCTCCCCACTCTCAAGTATGTACTGGAGAAAGAAGGTGCATCGATTATCGGCACTAATATGAATAGTGCTACACCAAACGAACTAGCACGAGAATTCTCACTTGCAAAACGCTCGAACCCCGAATTTAAGAATGCTTGCACCCATATAATATTATCTATCCCCCACCGCAGTAGCGAACATGCTAATGGCGAATATCACGAACATTTAGATGATTTGCAATATAGCAGTGTCGGTCAACGCTTCTTAGAGGAAATGGAATATTTGGGTGAGGGGTTGCACAGAAGTCAGTATGTGATTGGCAGACATACTGATAGAGAACACGAACATATCCATATTATTGCCAGTCGCATCAAGATGGACGCTACTGTTGTTCCAGATTCGTGGGACTATAGTAGAGCAGAAGTAGCAGCACGCAAGTTAGAAAAGGAATTTGGATTGGAGGCAACACCTTGCAGTAATGAAAAAGTTGTCCAAAAGCTGCAAGAAATAGGAATTATTGCAAGTGTTAGTCCTACGCTTAGAAAATCGCAAACTATCAAACGATTAAAGCATACTTCAGGTAAACCATCAGTAGCTCAACTAATAGCGGATGCAGTTGATGCATTGGCTGCCGATAAACCAACCTTTACTCAACTAGTTGAAAGATTAAAAAGTCAGAATATAATTGTCCATCCTCGATTGGCTACAGATGGCACAATCCAAGGCATTACCTACGAGATGGATAATATAAAAATAGCTGGATATAGGATTGGTAAGGGTTATTCCTTCCCAGGATTGCAAAAGTATTTTGGAGTAGTATATGGCGAATCAGGACAACAACAAGCCACAGTGGGAGCAACTTTTAAGCGAAGAGGAAAACGATTTACAGATGCAGCAAGCATTAAACGAATTACTGCAAGTATTGAACCAATTGCCGCAATCCTTAACACAGTGGGTGGAGAAAGTTCAGTCGGTAGAGAATCAACAAGTATTGATAAAATCGGAGATAGCCAATTTATCACAGACGATGCAAGCGTTGTCGAATCAACTATCGACT
Above is a window of Tolypothrix sp. NIES-4075 DNA encoding:
- a CDS encoding plasmid mobilization protein yields the protein MQTPSQKKKKKALSTTDKTTTSKRTIRHPVSFSQLESEKIKQYAFNSKLSISEYLRRAGLRRKITTPLLKEQWQFYNQLAQLKSIANQLKQSFTVAADNNDIGNLVEQLEQLHSDMWTTTQQLLDIDRDVDDETDAL
- a CDS encoding relaxase/mobilization nuclease domain-containing protein; the encoded protein is MIPKIFKHGNFLPTLKYVLEKEGASIIGTNMNSATPNELAREFSLAKRSNPEFKNACTHIILSIPHRSSEHANGEYHEHLDDLQYSSVGQRFLEEMEYLGEGLHRSQYVIGRHTDREHEHIHIIASRIKMDATVVPDSWDYSRAEVAARKLEKEFGLEATPCSNEKVVQKLQEIGIIASVSPTLRKSQTIKRLKHTSGKPSVAQLIADAVDALAADKPTFTQLVERLKSQNIIVHPRLATDGTIQGITYEMDNIKIAGYRIGKGYSFPGLQKYFGVVYGESGQQQATVGATFKRRGKRFTDAASIKRITASIEPIAAILNTVGGESSVGRESTSIDKIGDSQFITDDASVVESTIDSKPINNQPDRSDRENRETTSNTQPNIGQPSIPVKPTKGNRKNQRSNSETRETAAKEIPLQDNAVGADIQLQGASGAVSNDGSNIRSNSLDADTNSTTTFIESDKQSSEQYRDSVAEDRRETSEVNANSPQTYNIDWFIKLRTEPLFQKLVFEAGSEAKAIYIIGEIIKQQGAITPNTTIQPEPTLEEVAPEKSNISARSTKKPALQQFSTQADDAAQQQQYANQIASVIRKYWELQGNKRKRYKSDRHELLLLNETYILKRTSGETIAIIPLDPNKPPQGKGLTLDEVKEFLQFNEKLKKLSEQKQQESKQQPKPQQQQNKKKPQKLHRSGSGVEL